In a single window of the Dreissena polymorpha isolate Duluth1 chromosome 3, UMN_Dpol_1.0, whole genome shotgun sequence genome:
- the LOC127872626 gene encoding ribonuclease H1-like, whose protein sequence is MTNEDFRSDLWTHVYTDGSATRAVEDGGAGIHIRYPSGRNETHFMATGKRCSNYKAETEALMKAASMIDNSPEDTTSVVFLTDARSVLDALINNTSSKLVKLMTRRSNNLNIAHQWIPAHCGVSGNEEADQLAKQGAKQSNQIPRLHTERKSPSSRQSPGPSKNKMLITCLTEQNKK, encoded by the coding sequence ATGACAAACGAGGATTTCCGATCAGATCTGTGGACACATGTATACACAGACGGATCAGCTACTAGAGCCGTTGAAGACGGAGGAGCTGGGATCCACATCAGATATCCATCAGGCAGAAATGAAACACACTTCATGGCCACAGGAAAGAGGTGCAGCAATTACAAAGCTGAGACAGAAGCACTCATGAAGGCAGCCTCTATGATTGATAACTCACCAGAAGATACCACCTCAGTAGTATTCCTCACAGATGCAAGATCAGTCCTTGACGCTCTGATAAACAACACCTCCTCAAAACTAGTTAAACTTATGACAAGACGCAGCAATAACCTCAACATAGCACACCAGTGGATACCTGCCCACTGTGGAGTGTCAGGAAACGAAGAGGCTGACCAACTAGCCAAACAGGGAGCAAAGCAGAGCAACCAAATACCCAGGTTACATACAGAGAGAAAGTCACCATCATCAAGGCAATCACCAGGCCCCAGCAAGAACAAGATGCTTATCACCTGCTTAACAGAGCAGAACAAGAAGTGA